The Desulfovibrio inopinatus DSM 10711 genome window below encodes:
- a CDS encoding CheR family methyltransferase, translating into MEQVDIEDIEVRLFLEATANRYGYDFRDYARASITRRLRQLAQRTGCQHISEMLPRLLYDDSFFPLLIHALSIGVTEMFRDPPFWLIIRNEIIPLLKTYPSVRIWHAGCSSGEEVYSLAIVLREEGIYDRTTIFATDFNMYALEKARDAIYALNSIREHTINYQQAGGKFSFSEYYHAEYTSAIMERSLRERITFIPHNLAVDQVFGEMHLILCRNVLIYFNPRLQQRVLRLFDESLVNGGFLALGSRERLSVHSLSEHYTVVDRKWRVYKKKSQYHHVLEPLYRERL; encoded by the coding sequence ATGGAGCAGGTCGATATCGAAGACATCGAAGTCCGGCTCTTTCTTGAAGCGACAGCCAATCGTTATGGTTATGATTTTCGAGATTACGCTCGTGCTTCGATTACACGTCGGCTTAGACAGCTTGCTCAACGCACTGGCTGTCAACACATAAGCGAAATGCTCCCACGATTATTATATGATGATTCTTTTTTTCCACTCTTGATTCATGCCTTGTCCATCGGCGTAACGGAAATGTTTCGTGACCCTCCATTTTGGCTTATTATACGTAATGAAATTATTCCGTTGCTAAAAACATATCCATCGGTTCGTATTTGGCATGCTGGTTGTTCCAGTGGAGAAGAAGTTTACTCCCTAGCCATCGTTCTCCGCGAAGAAGGGATCTACGATCGAACAACGATTTTTGCTACAGATTTTAATATGTATGCCTTGGAAAAGGCTCGAGACGCTATTTATGCGCTGAATTCTATTCGTGAACATACAATAAACTACCAGCAAGCCGGCGGTAAATTTTCATTTTCTGAGTATTACCACGCTGAATACACTTCAGCGATTATGGAACGGTCATTGCGCGAGCGGATTACATTTATTCCTCACAATCTCGCAGTCGATCAAGTCTTCGGCGAAATGCATCTCATACTCTGTCGCAATGTCTTGATTTACTTCAATCCTCGTCTTCAACAACGCGTTTTGAGACTTTTTGATGAAAGCCTCGTCAATGGTGGGTTTCTTGCACTCGGCTCCAGAGAGCGACTGTCAGTGCATTCTCTCTCTGAGCACTATACTGTTGTGGATAGAAAATGGCGGGTATATAAGAAAAAATCACAGTATCACCATGTCCTTGAGCCTCTGTATAGGGAGAGATTGTGA
- a CDS encoding chemotaxis protein CheB — translation MKEKYPAAIVLGASAGGPEAILYLLRSLPNEYPVPIFVVLHMHPNQKGNFPSYCNKYCSLKVKEAEDKEVVLPGTVYIAPPNYHLLLERDRTLALSVDARVKFSRPSIDVLFESAADVYKNELVGIILTGANDDGADGLKKIKQLGGVTIVQDPATAAFASMPKAAINIAQPDCISSLDEIIILLSHLFEQKTVSSRCRAAQ, via the coding sequence GTGAAAGAAAAATATCCTGCAGCAATAGTTCTAGGGGCCTCTGCAGGGGGGCCTGAAGCAATATTGTATCTTCTTCGTTCATTACCGAATGAATATCCAGTCCCTATATTCGTTGTTCTCCATATGCATCCAAATCAAAAAGGAAATTTTCCTTCATACTGCAATAAATATTGCTCTCTTAAAGTGAAAGAAGCAGAAGATAAAGAGGTCGTTCTGCCTGGAACGGTGTATATCGCCCCTCCCAATTATCATCTGCTTTTAGAACGTGATCGGACTTTGGCTTTGTCGGTCGACGCACGGGTTAAATTTTCTCGCCCTTCCATTGATGTACTGTTTGAAAGTGCCGCGGATGTCTATAAAAATGAACTTGTTGGAATTATTTTGACAGGGGCTAACGATGATGGAGCAGACGGGCTGAAAAAAATTAAACAGCTCGGAGGGGTCACCATTGTTCAAGATCCAGCAACAGCAGCATTTGCTTCTATGCCCAAAGCGGCTATTAATATCGCACAACCAGATTGCATCTCTTCTCTCGACGAAATAATTATACTTCTGTCTCATCTTTTTGAACAAAAAACCGTTTCGTCACGGTGTCGCGCAGCACAATGA
- a CDS encoding response regulator, with the protein MSIKKLRIGVRLFLGFGLMFLLTVSVGTLALYELFQLSQLTVDMYNHPFTVTKALRDIRTQVMIIDELVQPLRDKPDDFRWESFLHDLDQHDQIVQDLFRRVEARFLGDPDEIKALRGSIDIWVRHLRDNATSEMSFSGPLFKSIVSGSRIHMQEIESKIQPMILFADNKALSFLETAKQTKELYSWILVAVLILAAFVGVLISFVITRGIITPLSEVVSSMQQLAQGDISEELALDRGDELGELATSFKDIRESLKNKILLADKIAQGKYDIHSTMVSDNDALGQALDAMTTALRGYAEQRALENWLKTGRNELSARLVGEHTIEELAEIVIRFLANYLDAQIGALYVFEKDTRLHLVAGYAFDKRKHLANIFELGQGLVGQAAREKHIISITSIPEDYIRINSSFGDTQPRNIVVVPVLHENVVIAVIELGAFTEFSDEKLEFLQSVIDYIGISFQTIQNQEKLRYLLEQSHIQSQQLQSQQEELRAINEELEQQAHELRSSEEELQAQQEELQASNADLEKKNDFLEKQQAEIHLKNIELENIREGLEEKAHELELSTRYKSQFLANMSHELRTPLNSLLLLSHSLMDNERGNLDDDQVEFARVIYKSGNDLLTLINEILDLSKIESGKLSVHIEEFPIESISESLTSLFTPMTQEKGLEFSVTIDSTLPEHIQSDRQRVEQVLRNLLSNAVKFCTTGSVHVRFYRPDTDIDLTRSGLDPKSTLAIDVVDTGIGIPQKDQKVIFEAFQQVDGGTARQFGGTGLGLSISRELSKKLGGEIHLQSEEGKGSTFTLYLPFRCRDTETVCEPIPSPPIQDAVDNRPYRIDKGVESWTLEDDRNDLEATSRTILIIEDDPHFAQILLDMCHAKGFLGVVTPSGEEGLKLVPSVNPQGIILDIRLPGMDGLAVLDKLKQKTEFRHIPVHIISAMEVGRDALQRGAIGFLSKPASRAGLNKVFDQLTDIMEKEIKDLLLVEDDQDMRQAVTSLIGDPSIVIHDAATGAQALEALSTKKFDCMILDLGLPDMTGIELLDHLQNNHTENIPPVIVYTGRELDKDEELALHEYAQSIIIKGAKSEERLLDETSLFLHQMVSTMPSRKQALLSHLNDKDAVLKEKNILLVDDDMRNLFALAQILKEKGLSVIKAEDGQKAVDILQGESSVDLVLLDIMMPEMDGYETAKHIRSMPHRHQLPIIALTAKAMPEDRGKCLAAGANDYLQKPVDINRLLSMMRVWLSK; encoded by the coding sequence AAATAAAAGCGTTGAGAGGTAGCATCGATATATGGGTTCGTCATTTACGAGACAATGCAACATCGGAAATGTCCTTTTCAGGCCCGCTTTTCAAGTCTATCGTATCCGGTTCACGCATTCATATGCAGGAAATAGAGTCAAAAATTCAACCAATGATACTCTTCGCTGATAATAAGGCGTTGTCGTTTCTTGAAACAGCTAAGCAAACAAAAGAATTGTATTCATGGATTCTTGTTGCTGTACTTATTCTCGCGGCATTTGTGGGTGTTCTTATTTCTTTCGTTATTACTCGTGGAATTATCACACCATTGTCTGAAGTTGTCAGCAGTATGCAACAACTTGCTCAAGGAGATATCAGTGAAGAGCTCGCACTTGATCGTGGTGATGAGCTTGGAGAATTAGCAACATCATTTAAAGATATCAGAGAGAGTTTGAAAAATAAAATTCTTTTGGCAGATAAAATAGCTCAAGGAAAATACGATATTCATTCGACAATGGTATCTGACAATGATGCGCTTGGCCAAGCACTTGATGCTATGACCACGGCACTTCGAGGATATGCCGAACAACGAGCATTGGAGAACTGGTTGAAGACTGGCCGCAATGAATTAAGTGCTCGCCTCGTTGGAGAACACACGATTGAAGAATTGGCCGAAATTGTCATCCGTTTTCTTGCGAATTATCTTGATGCACAAATTGGAGCATTGTATGTGTTTGAGAAGGATACGCGTTTACACCTTGTTGCAGGTTATGCCTTTGATAAACGAAAGCACTTAGCCAATATATTTGAGCTCGGGCAAGGACTTGTCGGTCAAGCTGCACGAGAAAAACATATCATATCTATCACATCGATCCCTGAAGACTATATACGCATAAATTCATCTTTTGGAGACACACAACCGAGAAATATTGTCGTTGTTCCTGTTCTTCATGAAAATGTTGTCATAGCTGTTATTGAATTGGGGGCATTTACAGAATTTTCTGATGAGAAGTTGGAATTTCTGCAAAGTGTTATTGATTACATTGGAATATCATTTCAAACAATTCAAAATCAAGAAAAACTCCGTTATCTCCTCGAGCAAAGCCATATTCAATCTCAGCAACTTCAATCCCAGCAAGAAGAGTTACGTGCGATTAATGAAGAACTTGAACAACAAGCTCACGAACTTCGAAGTTCAGAAGAAGAGTTGCAGGCTCAGCAAGAGGAACTTCAAGCAAGCAATGCAGATCTTGAAAAGAAAAATGATTTTCTCGAAAAACAGCAGGCGGAAATCCATCTCAAAAACATCGAATTAGAAAATATTCGAGAAGGGCTTGAAGAGAAAGCACATGAATTGGAGTTATCAACACGATATAAATCACAATTTTTAGCCAATATGTCCCATGAATTACGTACTCCGCTCAACAGCCTTCTCCTGTTATCCCACAGCCTCATGGACAATGAGCGTGGCAATCTTGATGATGACCAAGTTGAGTTCGCACGAGTTATTTATAAAAGTGGAAACGACCTCCTGACTCTTATTAATGAAATTCTGGATCTATCAAAAATAGAATCGGGTAAACTGTCTGTCCACATTGAAGAATTTCCTATCGAATCAATATCGGAATCGTTGACCTCTCTCTTTACACCCATGACGCAAGAGAAGGGGCTGGAGTTCTCTGTTACTATTGACTCCACACTCCCCGAGCACATTCAGTCTGACCGACAGCGAGTTGAGCAAGTTTTACGAAATTTACTGTCCAATGCAGTCAAATTTTGCACGACTGGAAGTGTACATGTACGCTTTTATCGACCTGACACTGATATTGATTTGACACGAAGTGGACTTGATCCAAAAAGTACACTGGCTATTGATGTCGTTGATACAGGAATTGGGATTCCCCAAAAAGACCAAAAAGTCATCTTTGAAGCGTTCCAGCAGGTCGATGGCGGTACCGCACGTCAATTTGGCGGCACAGGGTTAGGGCTTTCCATCTCACGAGAATTATCCAAAAAGCTCGGTGGTGAAATCCATCTGCAGAGCGAAGAGGGAAAAGGATCGACATTTACGTTATATCTGCCGTTTCGATGTCGTGACACAGAGACTGTATGCGAGCCGATTCCATCTCCTCCTATACAAGACGCTGTGGACAATCGCCCCTACCGTATCGATAAAGGTGTTGAATCTTGGACGCTGGAAGATGATCGGAATGATCTCGAGGCGACAAGTCGAACCATACTGATTATTGAAGATGACCCTCATTTCGCTCAAATTCTTCTCGACATGTGTCATGCCAAAGGATTTTTGGGTGTTGTGACACCCAGTGGGGAAGAAGGATTAAAATTGGTTCCATCGGTGAACCCACAGGGAATAATTCTCGACATCCGGCTTCCTGGCATGGACGGTTTAGCGGTGTTAGATAAGTTGAAGCAGAAAACAGAATTTCGTCACATTCCTGTCCACATTATCTCCGCAATGGAAGTTGGGAGAGATGCGCTCCAAAGAGGGGCAATAGGTTTTCTCTCGAAACCCGCCAGCCGTGCAGGCCTCAACAAGGTTTTTGACCAACTGACGGATATAATGGAAAAAGAGATAAAGGACCTCTTGCTCGTCGAAGATGATCAAGACATGCGTCAGGCCGTAACGAGTCTTATAGGTGATCCGAGCATTGTGATTCATGATGCAGCAACTGGAGCACAAGCTCTTGAGGCACTTTCCACGAAGAAATTTGATTGCATGATATTGGATTTAGGCCTTCCTGATATGACAGGTATTGAGCTCCTTGATCATCTTCAGAACAATCATACTGAGAATATACCACCTGTAATCGTATATACAGGAAGAGAGCTTGATAAAGACGAGGAACTTGCACTGCATGAATACGCACAATCCATTATTATTAAAGGAGCAAAATCGGAGGAACGACTTCTTGATGAAACGTCGTTGTTCTTGCATCAGATGGTTTCGACCATGCCATCAAGAAAACAAGCGCTGTTGTCGCACCTGAATGACAAGGATGCCGTACTGAAAGAAAAAAATATTTTACTTGTGGATGACGACATGCGGAATCTGTTTGCGTTGGCTCAAATTCTTAAGGAAAAAGGGCTTTCTGTTATCAAAGCGGAAGATGGTCAAAAAGCTGTTGATATTCTTCAAGGAGAAAGCAGCGTGGACCTCGTACTACTTGATATTATGATGCCGGAAATGGACGGATATGAAACGGCAAAACATATTCGCTCCATGCCACATCGTCACCAACTACCAATTATCGCTTTAACAGCAAAGGCGATGCCTGAGGACAGAGGGAAATGCCTGGCCGCCGGGGCAAATGATTATTTACAAAAACCCGTGGATATCAATCGATTGTTGTCTATGATGCGGGTCTGGTTATCGAAGTAA